Sequence from the Catenuloplanes indicus genome:
CCACTGGGCCGGCTGTGAGCGCGGCTGTGGTCACCCCGCCACCCCGCACGTGCGCGTCCTCGCCGAGCCCGGCGGCTACCGCGTCGACGTGCCCGGCCGCACGCCCGCGGTGGCCCTCACCGATCCCGGCCGTCTCGCGGCGGCCGTCGCGGCCGCGCGGGCGGCCGGCACCTCGAACACCGCACAGGAGACCGGCGCGTGACCGATTATGACTATGTCCGGGACGGCGCGGAGATCTACCGCCGCTCGTTCGCCACGATCCGGGCCGAGGCGCGGCTGGACGGGCTGCCGACGGACGTCGCGCGCGTCGCGGTCCGGATGATCCACTCCTGTGGGATGACCGATCTGGTGGACGACCTCGCGTACTCCCGGGACGTGGTGGCCAAGGCCACCGCGGCGCTGCGCGCGGGCGCGCCGATCCTCTGCGACGCGCACATGGTCGCGGCCGGTGTCACCCGGAAGCGGCTGCCCGCGGACAACGAGGTCGTCTGCACGCTGCGCGACCCGCGCGTACCGGCGCTGGCGGACGAGCTGGGCACCACGCGTTCCGCGGCGGCGCTGGCACTCTGGCGGGACCGCCTCGACGGCGCCGTGGTCGCGATCGGCAACGCGCCGACCGCGCTGTTCCGGCTGCTGGAGATGCTGGACGCGGGCGCGCCCCGGCCGGCCGCGATCATCGGCATCCCGGTCGGTTTCATCGGCGCGGCCGAGTCGAAAGAGGCGCTCGCCGTACACCCGATGGGTTGTGAATTTCTGGTTGTGCACGGCCGCCGAGGCGGCAGCGCGATGACCGCGGCGGCGCTCAACGCCATCGCCAGCGAGGAGGAATGATGAGCGGTCGGCTCTACGGCGTCGGGCTCGGACCGGGCGATCCGGAGCTGGTGACCGTCAAGGCCGCCCGCCTGATCGGCGCCGCCGACGTGATCGCCTTCCACAGTGCCCGGCACGGGCGCAGCATCGCGCGCGGGATCGCCGCACCCTACCGGCGGGACGGCCAGATCGAGGAGGCACTGGTCTACCCGGTGACCACCGAGACCACGAACCATCCGGGCGGCTACCGCGGCGCGCTGGAGGACTTCTACGCGGAGGCGGCCGCCCGGCTCGCCGCGCACCTCGACGCGGGCCGCGACGTGGTGGTGCTGTGCGAGGGCGACCCGTTCTTCTACGGCTCCTACATGCACATGCACAAACGCCTTTCCGCACGGTACGTCACGGAGGTCGTCCCCGGCGTCACCTCGATCGCGGGCGCCGCGGCCGAACTCGGCCGTCCCCTGGTCGAGGCCGAGGAGACGCTGACCGTGCTGCCCGGCACGCTGCCGCCCGCGGATCTGGCCGCCCGGCTCGCGTCGGCCGACTCCGCCGCGATCATGAAGCTGGGCCGGACGTTCGGCGCGGTCCGCGACGCGCTGGAGACCGCCGGCCGGCTCGACGACGCCTGGTACGTCGAGCGCGCCACCACCGCGCAGCAGCGCATCGCGCCGCTGTCCGAGGTGGACCCGGCGACCGTGCCGTACTTCTCGGTCGCGCTGCTGCCCAGCCGTGTGCACGCGGCGACCGCGGCCGCGCTGGCCTCGGCTGCCTCGGCGGAGGAGCCGGCCGGTGCGGTGACCGTCGTCGGGCTCGGGCCGGCCGGCCGCGAGTGGCTGACGCCGCAGGCACAGGAGGCGTTGAGCGCGGCCACCGACCTGGTCGGGTACGGTCCGTACCTGGACCGGATCCCCGGTAACCCGCGGCAGGTCCGGCACCCCAGCGACAACCGGGTCGAGTCGGAGCGCGCCGAGTTCGCGCTGACGCTCGCGTCCCGCGGCCGGCGGGTGGCCGTGGTGTCGTCCGGCGACCCCGGCGTCTTCGCGATGGCCAGCGCGGTGCTCGAGGTCGCCGCGACCGAGCCGTACGCGTCGGTCCCGGTCACCGTGCTGCCCGGCCTGACCGCGGCGCAGGCGGTGGCGAGCCGGGTCGGCGCGCCGCTCGGCCACGACTACGCGACCATCTCGCTCTCCGACCGCCTCAAGCCGTGGGACGTGATCGCGGAGCGGCTGTCCGCCGCGGCCCGCGCGGACCTGGTCATCGCGGTCTACAACCCGGCGTCGAAGTCCCGCACCTGGCAGGTGGAGAAGGCCCGCGACCTGCTGCTCGAGCACCGCTCACCGGACACGCCGGTGGTGCTGGGCCGCGACGTCGGCGGCCCGGGCGAGCGGATCAGCGTGGTCCGCCTCGCCGACCTGGACCCGGACGCGGTCGACATGCGCACGCTGCTGATCATCGGCTCCTCGCAGACCCGCCACGTGAACGGCACGGTCTTCACACCGCGCCGCTACCCGGCGGACTGAGCCGCAGACCCGTCACCCAGGCCACCGCGTCCGGCGCGGTGGCCACCGACGGCACGCCCGGGGACACCGGTGGCCGGTCGACCATCACCACCGGGAGGCGGAGCAGCCGGGCCGCGTCCAGCTTGGCCGCGACCGCGGGGCTGCCGCTGTCCTTGGTGACGACGACGTCGATCCGGTGTGCGCGCAGCAGCGCCTCCTCGCCGTCGGCCGTGAACGGGCCGCGCTCCAGCAGCACCGTCATCCGCGCCGGGACCGGCGGCTCCGGTGGCTCGACGGCCCGGACCAGGAACCAGACCCGGTCCAGGCCGGCGAACGCGGCCAGCGTCTGCCGGCCGGTGGTGAGCAGCGCGCGGCGCCCGACGCCGGGCAGCACGGCCGCGGCCTCCGCGATCGACGGGACCCGTCGCCAGTCGTCACCGGCCCGCTCGGTCCAGCCGGGCCGGCGCAGCACGAGCAGCGGTACGCCCACGTCGTGGCAGGCCCGGACCGCGGACGCGCTGATCACGGCCGCGAACGGATGGGTGGCGTCGACGACCGCGTCCACCCGGGACGCACGCAGCCATGCGGCGAGCCCGGCCGCGCCACCGAAGCCACCGATCCGCACCTCGCCCGGCGGCAGCAGCGGTGTGCTGGTGCGGCCGGCCAGCGAGCTGACCACCGCCAGGCCGGGCAGCGCGACCAGCGCGGCGGCCAGCGTCCGGGCCTCGGCGGTGCCGCCGAGGATGAGCACGCGCATGCCGTTGATTTGATCATGTGTTGCCGACCCGGGCGGATCGCGGTGCGCGTCACCAGGCATGCTGAGGACCGTGACATCTCCGGGGAAGCTGCGCTACGGCTGGACCACCGGCGCGTGTGCCACCGCCGCGACCACCGCGGCCTACCAGGCGCTGCTCACCGGCGAGTTCCCGGACCCGGTCACGATCACGCTGCCCAAGGGCCAGCGGCCGGCGTTCGCGCTGGCCCGCGAGGAACTGGCGGACGATCACGCCCGGGCCGGCGTCGTCAAGGACGCGGGCGACGACCCGGACGTCACGCACGGCGCGCTGGTGCAGGCGACGGTGCGGCGCGCGCGGCCGGGCAGCGGCGTGACGTTCCGGGCCGGCGAGGGCGTCGGCACGGTCACCAAGCCGGGCCTGCCGCTGGCGGTCGGCGAGCCGGCGATCAATCCGGTGCCGCGCGCGATGATGACCGCCGCGGTCGCGGAGCTCGCGGGCCGATACGGCGACCCCGGCGACGTGGAGATCGAGATCTCCGTGGAAAACGGCGCCGAACTGGCCCGGAAGACCTGGAACCCGCGGCTCGGCATCCTCGGCGGGCTGTCCGTCCTGGGTACCACCGGCATCGTCGTGCCGTACTCCTGTGCGGCCTGGATCGACAGCATCCGGCGCGGCGTGGACGTGGCGCGCGCGGCCGGCCGGACGCACGTGGCCGGCTGCACCGGCAGCACCTCCGAGCGGGTCGCGGCCGAGGTGCACGGCCTTCCGGAGGACGCGCTGCTGGACATGGGCGACTTCGCCGGTGCGGTGCTGAAGTACCTGCGGCGGCACCCGGTACCGCGGCTGACCATCGCGGGCGGCGTCGGCAAACTGTCCAAACTGGCCGACGGCCATCTCGACCTGCACAGCGGGCGCAGTCAGGTGAACCTGGCCGCGCTGGCCGCGCTGGTCCGCGCGCACGACGGCCCGGCGGAGCTGGCGGCCGGGATCGCGCACGCGAACACCGCGCTGGACGCGCTCCAGCAGAGCCGGCGGTACGGCTTCCCGCTAGGTGACCTGATCGCGGCCGGGGCGCGGCGTACCGCGGTCGCAGTCCTGCGCGAGGCGCCGGTCGAGGTCGACGTGATCGTCATCGACCGGGCCGGGACCATCGTCGGCCAGGACCCGCCAGTCCGACGCGCGGACCAGGGCGCGGGCGACCCTCCCGTACCGCCCGGGGTCGGTGGTTGAAAAGATCTTGACGGCGGCGCCGCGGTGGTCGGCCCACAGCTCCCAGGCGCGCGGCCGGCGGGCGACCAGGAGCGCGGCGGCCAGCAGCACGACCGCGGCACACAGCACGACGGCGGCCGCCCGGGCGCCGGCCGCGATCCAGGCGACCGGCACGGCGAACGCGGCGAGCAGCGAGAGCGAGACCAGGCGGGGGAGCGCGCGGGGCAGCGGTGGCCGGGTGGTGCGCGGCGTACCCAGCTCGCCGAGCGGCCAGGAACGCCCGCCGGTGGTGATAGTGTCGGCCGTGACGCGCACCCCGTCGCCGGGGTCGTCGAAGAAGACGATCATCGGGATCCTTCAATCCGGTTTTGCGCGACGTTACCGCCCCGACACGAACCGGAAAACCGGTGGCTCGCGCGGCGGACGGGGGCGAATACTCCGCGCATGGGGTTCGAGAAGGCGCGTGAGCTGTTCGCGGCCGGTCTGGCCGGTGGCGACGAGGTCGGCGCGTCGTTCTGCGTGGTGCGGCACGGTGAGGTGGTCCTGGACCTGTGGGGCGGCCACGCGGACCGGGCGCGCACCCGGCCGTGGGAACGCGACACGATCGTCAACGTCTGGTCCGTCACGAAGACCGTCGCGGCGCTCACGACGCTGATCGTCGCGGACGAGCACGGCATCGCGCCGGAGGAGAAGGTCACCCGTTTCTGGCCCGAGTTCGCGGCCGGCGGAAAACGGGACATCACGCTCGCGCACGTGCTCAGCCACTCGTCCGGCCTGTCCGGATGGCGGGAACCGCTGGCCACCGAGGACCTCTACGACTGGGCGAAGTGCACGTCGCTGCTGGCCGCGCAGGAGCCGTTCTGGACGCCCGGCACCGCACCCGGCTATCACGCGGTAACCCAGGGCTATCTGCTCGGCGAGATCGTCCGGCGGATCACCGGCGACACCATCGGCACGGTCCTCCGGCAGCGTGTCGCGGCCGATTTCCACATCGGACTGGCGGCCGGCGAGGACGCGCGCGTCGCCGAGCTGGTGCCGCCGGAGACACCGCCGTTCAGCGGCGGTGGGCTCACCGAGATCCAGCGCAACGCCGCGCACAACCCGCCGATCCCGCCCGAGGTCACTGCCACCCGCGCCTGGCGGGCCGCGGAGATCCCGGCCGGCGGCGGGCACGGCAACGCGCGATCGATCGCGCTGGCCCTGTCCACGCTGACCGATCCGGACCGTGAACACCTGGCGGTGCAAGCCCTGCACGAGCATTCCGCGGGTACGGACCTGGTGCTCGGCATGCCGATCCGCTGGGGCCTCGGTTTCGCGCTCGGCGGCACGTTCCTGCCGAATCCGCGCACCATGTGCTGGGGCGGCTCCGGCGGCGCGTTCGTCGCGGTCGACCTGGACACCCGCGCGGTCCTGGCCTACGCGATGAACCGGATGTCCGGCGAGATCACCGACATGCGCGGCCTGCTGCTCGCGCTGGCCGCATGGGAGTCACTCGATCGGTGACTTCCCGGCGCCGGCCCGCGACGTCCTCGCCCGGGTGGCTCACCGCGACGGCCCGGCCGTCGCCGCGGACGCCGCCGTGCTCGTCGACGTCCACGCGCTCTGCACGGAGGGAGGATCCATCGACCGCCCGCCCGGTAACATCATCAGATGGCGCACTTCTTCGAGACGCTGGTGGACCGGAAGATTCGTGAGGCGCTGGAGCGGGGCGAGTTCGACAACCTGCGTGGTGCCGGGAAGCCGCTGCCCGGGCACGGTGGCGACTACGACGAGGACTGGTACGTCAAGGAGCTCGTCGAGCGCGAGCAGGTGGGCGGCGCGGTCTTGCCGGGCACGCTCGTGCTGCGCAAGGACATCGAGGATCTACCGCGGACGCTGAGCCGGGTGCGGCAGGAGCGTGAGGTGCGGCGGATCGTGGCGGAGCTGAACGAGCGGATCGCCGACAATCACCGCGGGCTGCTCTCCGGGCCGCCGACGATCGTCAAGCGACTCAACGCGGAAGAGATCGTGCGCGAATGGCGCGAGCGCGTGCGGTAGGCTTGCGCGTCGGGCATCCAAAGGCACGCAGGAAGGCAGAGCGTGCTGCCCGTTGCATATTAGACTTACAGGGGGCGGTTTTGTCAAGCACCGTGGAGCAGAAATCGTCGCTCGGTGAGGAACAGGCCTACCTCGACGCGCTCTACCGCCGACTCGACGGCATGCGCGCGGAAGCGGCCGCCCGGCTCGCCGAGAAGATGCGGGAATCGGGCGGCACGCCACAGGAGCGGTCCCAGCGGGACAGTGCCGTCACCATGTACACCGACCAGGTCGCGGTCCTCGGCGCGGTCGAGAACGGCCTCTGCTTCGGCCGGCTGGACTTCGCCGGTGAGGCGGAGAGACGGTACATCGGCCGGATCGGCGTCTTCGACGACCGGGGCGACTACGAGCCGCTGCTGGTCGACTGGCGTGCCCCGGCGGCCCGCCCGTTCTACCTGGCCACCGCGGCCGCGCCGCTCGGGGTGGTGCGGCGCCGGCACATCCGCACCGCCGGGCGTACCGTGGCCGCGCTCGACGACGAGGTGCTGGATCTGGACGACGCCGGCGCCGGCGCGCACGACCTGACCGGTGAGGCCACGCTGCTGGCCGCGCTGGACGCGCGCCGCACCGGGCGGATGCGGGACATCGTCGAGACGATCCAGGCCGAGCAGGACCGGATCATCCGCGCGGACCTGTCCGGCACGCTGGTCGTGCAGGGCGGGCCCGGCACCGGCAAGACCGCGGTCGCGCTGCACCGCGCGGCGTACCTGCTCTACACGTACCGGCAGCAGCTCTCCAAGCAGGTGGTGCTGATCCTCGGGCCGAACCCGACGTTCCTCGGCTACATCGGCCAGGTGCTGCCGTCGCTGGCCGAGACCGGCGTACTGCTGCGCACGCTCGGCGG
This genomic interval carries:
- a CDS encoding serine hydrolase domain-containing protein, with protein sequence MGFEKARELFAAGLAGGDEVGASFCVVRHGEVVLDLWGGHADRARTRPWERDTIVNVWSVTKTVAALTTLIVADEHGIAPEEKVTRFWPEFAAGGKRDITLAHVLSHSSGLSGWREPLATEDLYDWAKCTSLLAAQEPFWTPGTAPGYHAVTQGYLLGEIVRRITGDTIGTVLRQRVAADFHIGLAAGEDARVAELVPPETPPFSGGGLTEIQRNAAHNPPIPPEVTATRAWRAAEIPAGGGHGNARSIALALSTLTDPDREHLAVQALHEHSAGTDLVLGMPIRWGLGFALGGTFLPNPRTMCWGGSGGAFVAVDLDTRAVLAYAMNRMSGEITDMRGLLLALAAWESLDR
- a CDS encoding precorrin-2 C(20)-methyltransferase, with product MSGRLYGVGLGPGDPELVTVKAARLIGAADVIAFHSARHGRSIARGIAAPYRRDGQIEEALVYPVTTETTNHPGGYRGALEDFYAEAAARLAAHLDAGRDVVVLCEGDPFFYGSYMHMHKRLSARYVTEVVPGVTSIAGAAAELGRPLVEAEETLTVLPGTLPPADLAARLASADSAAIMKLGRTFGAVRDALETAGRLDDAWYVERATTAQQRIAPLSEVDPATVPYFSVALLPSRVHAATAAALASAASAEEPAGAVTVVGLGPAGREWLTPQAQEALSAATDLVGYGPYLDRIPGNPRQVRHPSDNRVESERAEFALTLASRGRRVAVVSSGDPGVFAMASAVLEVAATEPYASVPVTVLPGLTAAQAVASRVGAPLGHDYATISLSDRLKPWDVIAERLSAAARADLVIAVYNPASKSRTWQVEKARDLLLEHRSPDTPVVLGRDVGGPGERISVVRLADLDPDAVDMRTLLIIGSSQTRHVNGTVFTPRRYPAD
- a CDS encoding J-domain-containing protein; its protein translation is MAHFFETLVDRKIREALERGEFDNLRGAGKPLPGHGGDYDEDWYVKELVEREQVGGAVLPGTLVLRKDIEDLPRTLSRVRQEREVRRIVAELNERIADNHRGLLSGPPTIVKRLNAEEIVREWRERVR
- a CDS encoding cobalt-precorrin-6A reductase, with the protein product MRVLILGGTAEARTLAAALVALPGLAVVSSLAGRTSTPLLPPGEVRIGGFGGAAGLAAWLRASRVDAVVDATHPFAAVISASAVRACHDVGVPLLVLRRPGWTERAGDDWRRVPSIAEAAAVLPGVGRRALLTTGRQTLAAFAGLDRVWFLVRAVEPPEPPVPARMTVLLERGPFTADGEEALLRAHRIDVVVTKDSGSPAVAAKLDAARLLRLPVVMVDRPPVSPGVPSVATAPDAVAWVTGLRLSPPGSGAV
- a CDS encoding precorrin-8X methylmutase, whose protein sequence is MTDYDYVRDGAEIYRRSFATIRAEARLDGLPTDVARVAVRMIHSCGMTDLVDDLAYSRDVVAKATAALRAGAPILCDAHMVAAGVTRKRLPADNEVVCTLRDPRVPALADELGTTRSAAALALWRDRLDGAVVAIGNAPTALFRLLEMLDAGAPRPAAIIGIPVGFIGAAESKEALAVHPMGCEFLVVHGRRGGSAMTAAALNAIASEEE
- a CDS encoding cobalt-precorrin-5B (C(1))-methyltransferase produces the protein MTSPGKLRYGWTTGACATAATTAAYQALLTGEFPDPVTITLPKGQRPAFALAREELADDHARAGVVKDAGDDPDVTHGALVQATVRRARPGSGVTFRAGEGVGTVTKPGLPLAVGEPAINPVPRAMMTAAVAELAGRYGDPGDVEIEISVENGAELARKTWNPRLGILGGLSVLGTTGIVVPYSCAAWIDSIRRGVDVARAAGRTHVAGCTGSTSERVAAEVHGLPEDALLDMGDFAGAVLKYLRRHPVPRLTIAGGVGKLSKLADGHLDLHSGRSQVNLAALAALVRAHDGPAELAAGIAHANTALDALQQSRRYGFPLGDLIAAGARRTAVAVLREAPVEVDVIVIDRAGTIVGQDPPVRRADQGAGDPPVPPGVGG